A stretch of Vallitalea longa DNA encodes these proteins:
- a CDS encoding sugar phosphate isomerase/epimerase family protein, with the protein MVSISTCFDYTMSLDDQFKLANEVGFKHISLSSNYEHNGLLNSLEHIITLKNKYNMRIDTIHGCQIADNNCIDTLYIIAHAARKLESDTIVIHPCPFFVRETEVEDKLNILLSKASELENIAKRFNIKFALENLHPDGATIVLKRALDVMDKNYFGMCYDSTHAQIDGPRKFELLEEYRNRIIAVHISDRIKEFVDHVVPGEGFIDFSTVMKHLREIDYNKPILMEVLSDYTSFKNTKVLVKEAYNKAIELRRMLLNS; encoded by the coding sequence TTGGTTTCAATATCTACATGTTTTGATTATACTATGTCACTGGATGATCAATTTAAGTTAGCAAATGAAGTTGGGTTCAAACATATATCATTAAGTTCCAATTATGAACATAATGGTCTTTTGAATAGTTTAGAACATATTATTACTTTGAAAAACAAATATAATATGAGGATTGATACTATCCATGGTTGTCAAATAGCTGATAATAATTGCATTGATACATTGTACATAATAGCACATGCTGCTAGAAAATTAGAATCTGATACAATAGTTATTCATCCATGTCCATTTTTCGTAAGAGAGACAGAAGTTGAAGATAAGTTAAACATATTACTTTCTAAAGCATCAGAACTAGAGAATATCGCAAAAAGATTTAATATTAAATTTGCTTTGGAAAATCTACATCCTGATGGTGCCACTATTGTTTTAAAAAGAGCACTTGATGTTATGGATAAAAATTATTTTGGAATGTGTTATGATTCAACTCATGCACAGATAGATGGACCAAGAAAATTTGAACTTTTAGAAGAGTATCGTAATAGAATTATTGCAGTACATATCTCGGATAGAATTAAGGAATTTGTTGATCATGTTGTTCCAGGAGAAGGATTTATTGATTTTTCAACTGTCATGAAACATCTTAGAGAGATTGATTACAATAAACCTATCTTGATGGAAGTTTTATCAGATTATACTAGTTTTAAAAATACTAAAGTTTTAGTGAAGGAAGCATATAATAAAGCTATTGAACTTAGAAGAATGTTATTGAATAGTTAA